In a genomic window of Streptococcus oralis subsp. tigurinus:
- a CDS encoding nitroreductase family protein, protein MKFLELNKKRHATKHFTDKPVDPKDVRTAIEIATLAPSAHNSQPWKFVVVREKNAELAKLAYGSNFEQISSAPVTIALFTDTDLAKRARKIARVGGAKNFSEEQLQYFMKNLPAEYARYNEQQISDYLALNAGLVAMNLVLALTDQGIGSNIILGFDKSKSNEVLDIEDRFRPELLITVGYTDEKLEPSYRLPVDEIIEKR, encoded by the coding sequence ATGAAATTTCTTGAATTAAATAAAAAACGTCATGCGACCAAGCATTTCACTGATAAGCCTGTGGATCCAAAAGATGTTCGTACTGCTATCGAAATCGCGACTTTGGCTCCAAGTGCCCACAATAGCCAGCCATGGAAGTTTGTGGTGGTTCGTGAAAAAAATGCTGAATTGGCAAAATTGGCTTATGGTTCGAACTTTGAGCAGATTTCGTCTGCGCCAGTGACCATTGCCTTGTTTACCGATACAGATCTGGCCAAACGTGCCCGCAAGATTGCCCGTGTTGGTGGTGCAAAGAATTTCTCAGAAGAGCAACTTCAATACTTCATGAAAAATTTGCCTGCTGAATATGCACGTTACAATGAGCAACAGATTAGTGACTACTTGGCCCTCAATGCTGGTTTGGTTGCCATGAACTTGGTTCTGGCTCTTACAGATCAAGGAATTGGTTCCAACATTATCCTTGGATTTGACAAATCAAAATCCAACGAAGTTTTGGACATTGAAGACCGTTTCCGCCCAGAACTCTTGATTACAGTGGGTTACACAGACGAAAAATTGGAACCAAGCTACCGCTTGCCAGTAGATGAAATCATCGAGAAAAGATAG